One genomic window of Eggerthella timonensis includes the following:
- a CDS encoding CDP-glycerol glycerophosphotransferase family protein: MKGAFASLARWIFKALYRVCCVCSRRDEVLFLSRQVDEPGYNFKALGDEFERRGWQVLYLTKRLSKRATVPYSLHVVREVYHLARCRVCVLDRYDPVVGLLDFDCEHAGGFDGGSAASQPLHEEFPCLPIIVQLWHAFGAFKKFGFQSLDTPEGHPTRIAQSFGIHRNYSWVVCTGEQNRKAFGEAFSYPIDRIVALALPEYDDLLQKRKAMEVARRLEDGRPFRVLFAPTLRKREASPHPFKELREVWDDSSVGADVEVVWSFHPLESGNGAALSVSKALLEADCVVTDYSSIVYEAYVLGKPVAFYVPDIESYRLSPGLNADPCELAPSIAFLDRERLASFLRDTASDRAAYPQSEFDRFVGSTFDGCEPGTAKRIADFIERHAAAFR, translated from the coding sequence GTGAAAGGCGCATTCGCTTCCCTCGCTCGCTGGATTTTCAAGGCTTTGTACCGTGTATGCTGCGTATGCTCTCGGCGTGACGAGGTGCTGTTCCTTTCGCGGCAGGTGGACGAACCGGGCTACAATTTCAAGGCGTTGGGCGATGAGTTCGAGCGCCGCGGATGGCAGGTTCTCTACCTGACGAAGCGTCTTTCCAAGCGCGCGACAGTCCCATATTCGCTTCATGTCGTTCGCGAGGTGTACCATCTTGCGCGATGCAGGGTATGCGTGCTCGATCGATACGATCCGGTCGTGGGCCTGCTCGATTTCGACTGCGAGCATGCAGGCGGCTTCGATGGAGGGTCTGCCGCCTCGCAGCCGTTACACGAGGAGTTTCCGTGTCTTCCGATAATCGTCCAGCTATGGCACGCATTCGGCGCGTTCAAGAAGTTCGGTTTCCAAAGCTTGGACACTCCGGAAGGCCATCCGACCCGTATCGCCCAGTCGTTCGGCATCCATCGGAACTACTCGTGGGTCGTCTGCACGGGCGAGCAGAACAGGAAGGCGTTCGGCGAGGCGTTTTCGTATCCGATCGATCGCATCGTGGCCCTCGCTCTGCCGGAGTACGATGATCTGCTCCAAAAGCGAAAGGCGATGGAAGTGGCTCGCCGGCTTGAGGACGGTCGACCTTTCCGGGTGCTTTTTGCGCCTACGTTGCGCAAAAGAGAGGCATCGCCCCATCCCTTCAAAGAGCTTCGAGAGGTTTGGGACGATTCTTCTGTCGGTGCAGATGTCGAGGTGGTTTGGTCGTTTCATCCTCTCGAATCGGGCAATGGCGCCGCCCTGAGCGTTTCGAAGGCTTTGCTCGAAGCGGATTGCGTCGTCACCGATTATTCGTCGATCGTGTACGAAGCCTACGTTCTTGGGAAACCGGTCGCCTTCTATGTCCCCGACATCGAGAGCTACCGTTTATCCCCCGGCCTGAACGCCGATCCGTGCGAGCTTGCACCCTCGATCGCCTTCCTTGATCGAGAAAGGCTTGCCAGCTTTCTCCGGGATACGGCAAGCGATCGCGCGGCCTATCCTCAGAGCGAGTTCGACCGTTTCGTCGGTTCCACCTTCGACGGGTGCGAGCCGGGCACGGCGAAACGCATCGCCGACTTCATCGAGCGTCACGCGGCCGCTTTTCGGTAA
- a CDS encoding ABC transporter permease, whose amino-acid sequence MLQTLATILKDNWEWRKQIGHLAIFELMKQARGAVFGWAWLAVKPIVFIAVFWFALEIGLRAGESSSPDYPYFVWLVAGMIPWFYMSDMITTGTDVLHRYSYLVNKVKFPLSGISTLYSLSTLLINAALFVLLFIIYAAYGMPWDIYLIQVPILMILMFVYWDMVSILISQLSGISKDVGQLMKALSQPAFWLSGILFNMQVLAPAGFGWAADVMLFNPITFFVTAFRDALCDKVWFWEDPVFIGAFAAVFIVTLVLMVVVYKHFNEEVSDAL is encoded by the coding sequence GTGCTGCAGACACTGGCGACGATATTGAAGGACAACTGGGAGTGGCGCAAGCAGATCGGGCATCTTGCTATCTTCGAGTTGATGAAGCAGGCGCGTGGGGCTGTTTTCGGATGGGCGTGGCTTGCCGTTAAACCTATTGTGTTCATAGCAGTGTTTTGGTTCGCGCTTGAAATCGGTTTGCGGGCAGGCGAGTCTTCAAGTCCGGATTATCCGTATTTCGTATGGCTCGTGGCCGGAATGATTCCCTGGTTTTACATGTCGGATATGATAACCACCGGTACTGATGTGCTCCATCGGTATTCGTACCTTGTGAACAAAGTGAAGTTTCCTCTCAGCGGAATCTCAACGCTGTATTCGCTTTCCACGCTTTTGATCAATGCTGCCTTGTTCGTTCTTTTGTTCATCATCTATGCTGCGTACGGCATGCCATGGGATATCTACTTGATCCAGGTTCCCATACTCATGATTTTGATGTTCGTGTACTGGGACATGGTGTCTATTCTGATCTCGCAGCTTTCGGGCATCAGCAAAGACGTCGGACAGTTGATGAAAGCGCTCAGCCAGCCAGCTTTTTGGCTCTCGGGTATCCTGTTCAATATGCAAGTTCTCGCTCCTGCCGGGTTCGGTTGGGCCGCTGATGTCATGCTGTTCAATCCCATCACGTTTTTCGTTACGGCGTTTCGTGATGCCCTGTGCGATAAAGTGTGGTTTTGGGAGGATCCGGTGTTCATCGGTGCGTTCGCCGCCGTATTTATCGTGACGCTCGTTCTCATGGTCGTCGTATACAAGCATTTTAACGAGGAGGTGTCCGATGCCCTTTGA
- a CDS encoding IspD/TarI family cytidylyltransferase: MDGKKVKSNAFAAILAGGSGTRMGNPDKPKQFLMLGSKPILVHTVEKFCVTGAFDAVLVLCPETWAQQTKDLLAKYSPSFAQDVTVIAGGATRNDTVTNAVGYIEGAFDVDDDTVLVTHDAVRPFVSHRIIADNLEAARLHGACDTVIPATDTIVESLDATTISSIPNRRDLYQGQTPQSFNLRKLKRLMESLTEEEKEILTDACKVFVLRGEAVSLVMGEPANMKITYPQDMRLASALVGV; the protein is encoded by the coding sequence ATGGACGGGAAAAAGGTCAAATCAAACGCATTCGCCGCAATCCTTGCGGGCGGTAGCGGCACGCGCATGGGCAATCCTGACAAGCCCAAGCAGTTCCTCATGTTGGGATCGAAGCCGATCCTCGTGCATACCGTCGAGAAGTTCTGCGTTACGGGGGCCTTCGATGCGGTGCTCGTGCTGTGCCCGGAAACGTGGGCGCAGCAGACGAAGGATCTGTTAGCCAAGTACAGCCCGAGCTTCGCTCAGGACGTGACGGTGATCGCTGGCGGCGCCACGCGCAACGATACGGTGACGAACGCAGTGGGCTACATCGAGGGCGCCTTCGATGTCGACGACGATACCGTCCTGGTGACGCACGATGCGGTAAGGCCTTTCGTGTCGCATCGCATCATCGCGGACAACCTGGAGGCCGCTCGGCTGCATGGGGCGTGCGATACGGTGATTCCCGCCACGGACACCATCGTGGAGAGCCTCGATGCGACGACGATATCCTCCATCCCCAACAGGCGCGATCTGTACCAAGGCCAAACGCCCCAATCCTTCAACCTCCGAAAGCTCAAGCGGCTGATGGAGAGCTTGACGGAGGAGGAGAAGGAGATCCTCACCGACGCGTGCAAGGTGTTCGTGCTGCGCGGCGAGGCGGTCTCGCTTGTGATGGGGGAGCCGGCGAACATGAAGATCACCTACCCTCAGGACATGAGGCTGGCCTCCGCCTTGGTCGGTGTGTAG
- a CDS encoding ABC transporter ATP-binding protein, with the protein MPFEDSEASLLESLGPRSAISDETAVKFDHVTKTYKLYKNDRSRFLGLFSRSGKELVGIVNANDDLSFEVKKGEAVALIGRNGAGKSTALKMVTGVSYPTKGEVTVNGRVSALLELNAGFDGQLTGRENLNMRSQVLGMSKAEYRDLEDQIIDFAELGIYIDQPMKSYSSGMKARLGFAFAASIDPDILVVDEALSVGDKQFKQKCVARMREIMSNENVTVLFVTHESAAAQEFCTRGIVLESGKSVFDGSIDDAVAFYDESCKG; encoded by the coding sequence ATGCCCTTTGAGGATAGCGAAGCGAGTTTGTTGGAGTCGTTGGGCCCTCGTTCTGCGATTAGCGACGAGACGGCGGTGAAGTTCGATCACGTAACGAAGACCTACAAGCTTTACAAAAACGATAGGAGCCGTTTCCTCGGGCTTTTCAGCCGAAGCGGAAAAGAGCTGGTGGGGATCGTCAATGCCAACGATGACCTTTCCTTCGAAGTTAAGAAGGGCGAGGCGGTGGCGCTTATCGGAAGGAACGGTGCAGGAAAGTCAACTGCTTTGAAGATGGTTACCGGCGTAAGCTATCCGACGAAAGGCGAGGTGACGGTCAACGGGCGCGTGAGCGCCCTTCTGGAGCTCAATGCCGGCTTCGACGGTCAGCTGACTGGACGCGAGAATCTCAATATGCGCAGCCAGGTGTTGGGCATGAGCAAAGCCGAGTATCGTGATCTGGAGGATCAGATCATTGATTTTGCCGAGTTGGGCATCTATATAGATCAGCCTATGAAGTCCTATTCGAGCGGCATGAAGGCGCGTCTCGGATTCGCGTTCGCTGCTTCCATCGATCCCGATATCCTCGTAGTGGACGAAGCTTTGTCGGTTGGCGACAAGCAGTTCAAGCAGAAATGCGTTGCGCGTATGCGTGAAATCATGTCGAACGAGAACGTGACGGTGCTGTTCGTTACGCATGAATCTGCTGCTGCCCAAGAATTTTGCACGCGCGGCATCGTGCTGGAGTCGGGCAAGAGCGTGTTCGACGGCAGCATCGATGATGCCGTCGCTTTTTACGATGAGAGCTGCAAGGGGTAG
- a CDS encoding glycosyltransferase family 2 protein, with protein sequence MESSSKQPAVSIIVPTYNAGEFIAQCLDSVLAQTMGDFELICVDDGSTDDTRSIVEERARRDGRVVALRQANAGPGAARNAGLDRARGRYVYCLDADDYLERDMLAQCVKALDETQADMALVAFRTYNQQVGRAYPAEWGMRNEDVFPSYPGGSFTWETAPDLFFETVQNVPWNKVVRRTLLEERGIRFQELRLTEDLMYSLPAAVGAKAVVRIPQPLVVHREFAGTNAMADKGRHPLDFLDAFEALGAWLRAEGVYEPLRSAYREWLLDAVYYNLPTYRDFDGFSAAYERLTARGLEAYDLASADAGSVRDHRCRALLEALRLGSRERFLLACANIEAAEVQEQKCGFQDAQGSIKWLCQRLRDRLRS encoded by the coding sequence GTGGAAAGCAGCAGCAAGCAGCCCGCCGTCTCCATCATCGTTCCCACGTACAATGCGGGGGAGTTCATCGCGCAGTGCCTCGACAGCGTGCTGGCGCAGACTATGGGCGACTTCGAGCTCATTTGCGTGGACGACGGATCGACCGACGATACACGGTCGATCGTGGAGGAGCGCGCGCGGCGCGACGGGCGCGTAGTCGCGCTGCGCCAGGCGAACGCGGGGCCCGGCGCGGCTCGCAACGCGGGGCTGGACAGGGCGCGCGGACGCTACGTGTACTGCCTCGATGCCGACGATTACCTTGAGCGCGACATGCTCGCGCAGTGTGTGAAGGCGCTCGACGAGACGCAGGCGGACATGGCGCTCGTGGCGTTTCGCACGTACAACCAGCAGGTGGGGAGGGCGTATCCTGCCGAGTGGGGCATGCGGAACGAGGACGTGTTCCCGTCGTATCCGGGCGGCTCGTTCACGTGGGAGACTGCGCCCGACCTGTTCTTCGAGACGGTGCAGAACGTTCCCTGGAACAAGGTGGTGCGCCGCACGCTGCTCGAAGAGCGCGGAATCCGTTTCCAAGAACTGCGCCTGACGGAGGATTTGATGTACTCGCTGCCGGCGGCGGTGGGGGCGAAGGCGGTCGTGCGCATTCCGCAGCCGCTCGTGGTGCACCGCGAGTTCGCCGGCACGAACGCGATGGCCGACAAGGGCCGGCATCCGCTCGATTTCCTCGACGCGTTCGAGGCCCTCGGCGCGTGGCTGCGCGCCGAGGGTGTGTACGAGCCGTTGCGCTCGGCGTATAGGGAGTGGCTGCTTGACGCGGTGTACTACAACCTGCCGACGTACCGCGATTTCGACGGGTTCTCCGCGGCGTACGAGCGTCTGACCGCAAGGGGGCTTGAGGCTTACGACCTGGCGAGCGCCGATGCGGGCTCCGTTCGCGACCATCGTTGCCGCGCGCTGCTCGAAGCGCTTCGCCTGGGGTCGCGCGAGCGCTTCCTGCTAGCATGCGCCAACATCGAGGCCGCTGAGGTGCAGGAGCAGAAGTGCGGGTTCCAGGACGCACAGGGATCGATTAAGTGGCTCTGTCAGCGTTTGAGGGACCGTTTGCGCTCGTAG
- a CDS encoding LCP family protein, giving the protein MAEISEAHKKQSRRTAAAAVAVVAVLSLAFIGLVEFLDGTARQAKEGKVSLEEVSSTEPFYTLLIGSDSRKGTALYTGKKTDHAQVDQHADVMTLMRVDPATYTITLVSIPRDTVLRGTSWKVNDSLLDGDPEETVATAERLTGVEIDYYMMTTFTSFEALVNALGGVTVDVPKDVKVPDPMTADNVELQAGSAQELDGSEALVLARARKEYGEHQEALRQINVRNIETAMIQKVLSLDSEKSANAVLLDLEEYTTTNLDMASIGYLVVDFVAHREEVTIYSTTGPYVGGENAEGLWVVEEDPLAWAELMAVVDAGEDPEGIVKLPNHS; this is encoded by the coding sequence ATGGCCGAGATATCCGAAGCGCATAAGAAGCAATCCAGGAGGACGGCCGCTGCGGCGGTTGCCGTCGTTGCGGTGCTGTCGCTCGCGTTCATCGGGCTGGTGGAGTTCCTGGACGGCACGGCTCGTCAGGCGAAGGAAGGCAAAGTCTCCCTTGAGGAAGTTTCTTCGACCGAACCGTTCTACACGCTGCTTATCGGATCCGATTCGCGCAAGGGCACGGCGCTGTACACGGGGAAGAAAACCGACCATGCTCAGGTCGATCAGCATGCCGACGTCATGACGCTCATGCGCGTGGATCCCGCAACGTATACCATCACGCTGGTGAGCATTCCGCGCGACACGGTGCTGCGGGGAACGTCTTGGAAGGTGAACGACTCGCTGCTTGACGGCGACCCTGAGGAGACGGTCGCGACCGCCGAGCGCCTGACCGGGGTAGAAATCGATTATTACATGATGACGACGTTCACCTCGTTCGAGGCGTTGGTGAACGCGCTCGGGGGCGTCACCGTCGACGTGCCGAAGGACGTGAAGGTTCCCGATCCTATGACGGCGGACAACGTAGAGCTGCAAGCGGGCTCCGCACAGGAACTCGACGGTTCTGAGGCGCTCGTGCTCGCTCGCGCCCGCAAGGAATATGGCGAGCATCAGGAGGCGCTGCGGCAGATCAACGTCCGCAACATCGAGACGGCGATGATCCAGAAGGTGCTTTCGCTCGACAGCGAGAAGAGCGCGAACGCGGTGCTCCTCGATTTGGAGGAGTACACGACGACCAATCTCGACATGGCTTCCATCGGCTATCTCGTGGTGGACTTCGTCGCACATCGCGAAGAGGTGACGATCTACTCGACGACCGGCCCTTACGTGGGCGGCGAGAACGCAGAAGGGCTGTGGGTTGTGGAAGAGGATCCGCTCGCCTGGGCCGAGCTGATGGCCGTGGTCGACGCGGGGGAGGATCCGGAGGGAATCGTGAAGCTCCCCAACCACTCGTAG
- a CDS encoding CDP-glycerol glycerophosphotransferase family protein: MSDIVNTTKWKIKDIVLGAWLPRVYEKACAAPIEKGKILFVEAKEDRLPDSFKVLYERLDNALGYEVEFVSLHQKRDSYARYCLNCADMLRKAATAKVVFLNDASDVLSCIALRNETKVVQLWHACGAFKKWGMSTADLKFGGSGDQKRRHPFYENLALVTVSSPEVVWAYAEAMDLEDRKDIIKPLGVSRTDVFFDDDFLSTARARVERVVPAVAEKKVLLYAPTFRGRVNSAKGPDALDIARFQRALEGEYVLLIKHHPFVKNRPVVPEESRRFAFDVSDELPIDALLSVADICISDYSSLVFEYSLFERPIVFFAFDKDEYDDWRGFYYDFDELTPGPVFDNNDNMVEYISSIEDRFDKSAVAAFRDRFMSACDGHATERIIEAVLGE; this comes from the coding sequence TTGAGCGATATCGTAAATACGACCAAATGGAAAATCAAAGATATCGTGCTAGGCGCATGGTTGCCGCGCGTCTATGAAAAGGCTTGTGCCGCCCCGATCGAAAAAGGCAAGATCCTGTTCGTCGAGGCGAAAGAAGATCGGCTGCCCGACAGTTTCAAAGTGCTGTACGAGCGCCTCGATAATGCTCTCGGATATGAGGTGGAGTTCGTCTCGCTGCATCAAAAACGAGATTCGTACGCTCGATACTGTCTCAACTGCGCGGACATGCTCAGGAAGGCGGCGACTGCGAAGGTGGTTTTCCTGAACGATGCGTCCGATGTGCTCAGCTGTATCGCATTGCGAAACGAGACGAAGGTCGTGCAGCTATGGCATGCTTGCGGTGCTTTCAAGAAATGGGGTATGAGCACGGCTGATTTGAAGTTCGGCGGCTCGGGCGACCAGAAGCGCAGGCATCCGTTCTATGAAAACCTCGCTCTTGTGACGGTGAGCAGCCCGGAGGTTGTTTGGGCGTATGCGGAGGCGATGGATCTCGAGGATCGGAAGGACATCATCAAGCCGCTCGGGGTAAGCAGGACGGACGTGTTCTTCGACGATGATTTTCTTTCCACGGCTCGGGCCCGTGTCGAACGAGTCGTTCCGGCGGTTGCGGAAAAAAAGGTTCTTCTGTATGCTCCTACGTTCAGGGGCAGGGTGAACAGCGCGAAAGGGCCGGATGCATTGGACATCGCGCGCTTCCAAAGGGCGCTCGAAGGCGAATACGTGCTGCTGATCAAACATCATCCGTTCGTGAAAAACAGGCCGGTCGTGCCGGAAGAAAGCCGCAGGTTCGCTTTCGATGTTTCCGACGAGCTTCCCATCGACGCCTTGTTGAGCGTTGCCGACATCTGTATTTCCGACTACTCTTCGCTCGTGTTCGAATACTCCCTCTTCGAGCGCCCTATCGTTTTCTTCGCGTTCGATAAAGACGAATACGACGATTGGCGCGGCTTCTATTACGACTTCGATGAGCTGACGCCTGGTCCTGTTTTCGATAACAATGACAACATGGTCGAATATATCTCCTCGATCGAGGATCGATTCGACAAATCGGCGGTAGCCGCTTTCAGAGACCGGTTCATGAGCGCCTGCGACGGCCATGCCACCGAGCGCATCATCGAAGCGGTTCTGGGGGAGTGA
- a CDS encoding glycosyltransferase — protein MQDDHPSVSVLVPIYNVDRYLPQCLEALCGQTLRDLEIVAVNDGSTDGSLTILREWAAKDERIVIVDKPNSGYGASMNRGLEAARGTYIGIVEPDDFPERGMFKRLLRMAQRHDCDLVKCNFFEHYEDHDDRVDNFAGFPCGKLFDPVEQPRVICTIPAIWTGLYRKAWLDDEGIRFRETPGASFQDTSFVMKSWFAARRCALVRKSLLHYRMDNPGSSVKTTDKVFVVCDELEDCERFLRARVDRRRVLLPWFFVDKWSKYRWNYERIDESAHEAFAQRVFEEYAAAREAGELDMRLFDLSSRDALGELLEAGAARFAADHPKTY, from the coding sequence ATGCAGGATGACCATCCCAGCGTCTCGGTGCTGGTTCCCATATACAACGTGGATCGCTACCTGCCGCAGTGTCTTGAGGCGCTGTGCGGGCAGACGCTGCGCGACCTGGAGATCGTGGCCGTCAACGACGGTTCGACCGACGGATCGCTGACGATTCTGAGGGAATGGGCGGCGAAGGACGAGCGGATCGTGATCGTCGACAAGCCGAACTCCGGGTACGGAGCTTCCATGAATCGGGGGCTCGAAGCTGCGCGCGGCACGTACATCGGCATCGTGGAACCCGACGACTTCCCGGAGCGCGGCATGTTCAAGCGTTTGCTCCGCATGGCGCAGCGCCATGATTGCGACCTCGTGAAATGCAACTTCTTCGAACACTACGAGGACCATGACGATCGCGTGGACAACTTTGCCGGCTTCCCCTGCGGCAAGCTTTTCGATCCTGTCGAGCAGCCGCGCGTCATCTGCACGATTCCCGCCATCTGGACGGGGCTCTATCGCAAGGCATGGCTCGACGATGAGGGCATCCGCTTCCGCGAGACTCCGGGCGCGTCGTTTCAAGATACATCATTCGTGATGAAGTCCTGGTTCGCTGCCCGTCGGTGCGCACTGGTGCGCAAGTCGCTTTTGCATTACCGGATGGACAACCCGGGTTCGTCGGTGAAAACGACGGACAAGGTGTTTGTCGTGTGCGACGAGTTGGAGGATTGCGAGCGGTTCTTGCGCGCGCGTGTCGATCGCCGCCGCGTGCTGCTTCCCTGGTTTTTCGTCGACAAGTGGAGCAAGTACCGGTGGAACTACGAGCGTATCGACGAGAGCGCGCACGAGGCGTTCGCTCAGCGCGTATTCGAAGAGTACGCCGCAGCGCGCGAGGCAGGCGAGCTCGATATGAGGTTGTTCGACCTCAGCAGCAGAGATGCTCTTGGCGAGCTGCTCGAGGCCGGCGCGGCGAGGTTCGCCGCCGATCATCCGAAAACGTACTGA
- a CDS encoding glycosyltransferase family 4 protein, with translation MEWYQAVIVFAVAFAVAYCMVPVSKKIAFRIGAIDYPGYRRMNRVPIPRCGGIALYVGLIAACFTMFLGVRFFDWSLHDLYILQDVNYIMLFVGVTTMFTVGLVDDITQLSPGVKLVGQIAAATIVTLSGITIGAVRTLVVGDYLSLGWIDYPLTVLYLVVFVNITNLIDGLDGLASGLVAIVAAGLLYLVWMRGSFTLVLVCLALIAVCLAFLRYNFFPASVFMGDSGSLLLGLVVGIVSVVGVVRTQSFVVMLVPLVIAGVPVLDTISAVIRRKRVHQPVKDADLGHIHHRLMRAGLSQKRSVAVLWLCSAALVLVGCLMGSFSGPVRWTVCIVLAVVLFFVIWKFGLFKPVLKHHYDNRGKRGPRVPRHR, from the coding sequence ATGGAATGGTATCAGGCGGTAATCGTGTTCGCCGTGGCCTTTGCGGTCGCGTACTGCATGGTACCCGTTTCCAAGAAGATCGCGTTTCGGATCGGGGCGATCGACTATCCCGGGTATCGGCGCATGAACCGCGTGCCCATTCCGCGCTGCGGCGGCATCGCGCTGTACGTCGGGTTGATCGCCGCGTGCTTCACGATGTTCCTCGGCGTGCGCTTTTTCGATTGGTCGTTGCACGATCTGTACATTCTGCAAGACGTGAACTACATCATGCTGTTCGTCGGCGTTACGACGATGTTTACCGTGGGGCTGGTGGACGACATCACCCAGCTGTCGCCGGGCGTGAAACTTGTGGGGCAGATTGCCGCTGCGACGATCGTCACGCTTTCGGGCATCACGATCGGCGCCGTGCGCACGTTGGTCGTGGGCGACTATCTGTCGCTCGGCTGGATCGACTACCCTCTGACGGTGCTGTATCTCGTGGTGTTCGTGAACATCACGAACTTGATCGACGGGCTTGACGGGCTGGCGTCCGGCCTGGTGGCCATCGTCGCCGCTGGTCTGCTGTACCTCGTCTGGATGCGGGGGAGCTTCACGCTCGTGCTCGTCTGCCTCGCGCTGATCGCCGTCTGCCTGGCGTTTTTGCGCTACAACTTCTTTCCGGCCTCCGTGTTCATGGGGGATTCGGGATCGCTTTTGCTCGGGCTCGTCGTGGGGATCGTCTCGGTGGTGGGCGTCGTGCGGACGCAGAGCTTCGTGGTCATGCTCGTGCCGCTCGTCATCGCCGGCGTTCCCGTCCTCGACACGATCTCGGCCGTCATCAGGCGCAAGCGCGTGCATCAGCCGGTGAAGGACGCCGATTTGGGGCACATCCACCATCGTCTCATGCGCGCGGGGCTGAGCCAGAAACGCTCGGTCGCGGTGCTGTGGCTATGCTCCGCGGCGCTCGTGCTCGTGGGTTGCCTCATGGGAAGCTTCTCGGGGCCGGTGCGTTGGACGGTGTGCATCGTGCTCGCTGTGGTTTTGTTCTTCGTTATCTGGAAGTTCGGCTTGTTCAAGCCCGTTTTGAAGCATCATTACGACAACAGGGGCAAACGCGGCCCCCGCGTACCGCGTCACCGATAA
- a CDS encoding alcohol dehydrogenase catalytic domain-containing protein — protein MLSCAYRLIAPRSFEPVEVEVPEGALTIVRPTHLSICNADMRYYQGKRSAEAMAKKLPMALIHEGIGIVVCDATGTFERGASVVMLPNNPHEEDPFIAENYLRSSEFCGSGFDGFMQEYVALPPSRLVALPEGVDETVAAFTELVSVAVHAVNRFDGIAHGGRGTVGVWGDGNLGFIVSLVLRMRYPSMRIVVLGRNGYKLDDFTFVDETHMTYEAGPDLAVDHAFECCGGDGSASAIDQIIDIVKPEGTVSLLGVSENLVPVNTRMVLEKGLRLFGSSRSGRQDFLDTVALYEAHPEMLGYLSALVGNVMEVGSITQIVQAFETDARKSMGKTVMKWNM, from the coding sequence ATGCTCAGCTGTGCATACAGGCTGATTGCCCCCCGCTCGTTTGAGCCGGTTGAGGTGGAAGTGCCCGAAGGGGCCCTTACTATCGTACGGCCCACGCACTTGTCTATCTGCAACGCCGACATGCGTTACTACCAGGGCAAGCGCAGCGCCGAGGCGATGGCGAAAAAGCTGCCCATGGCTCTCATCCATGAGGGCATCGGCATTGTGGTGTGCGATGCGACCGGCACGTTCGAACGCGGAGCGAGCGTGGTCATGCTGCCCAACAACCCCCATGAAGAAGATCCTTTTATCGCGGAGAACTACCTGCGCAGCAGTGAGTTCTGCGGCAGCGGTTTCGACGGGTTCATGCAGGAGTACGTGGCGTTGCCACCGAGCAGGCTGGTCGCGCTGCCCGAAGGCGTCGACGAGACGGTGGCCGCCTTCACGGAACTGGTCAGCGTGGCCGTTCATGCGGTGAATCGCTTCGACGGCATAGCTCATGGTGGTCGCGGTACCGTGGGCGTGTGGGGCGACGGGAACCTCGGCTTCATTGTCAGCCTGGTGCTGCGCATGAGGTATCCGTCCATGCGCATTGTCGTGTTAGGGCGTAACGGGTACAAGCTCGACGATTTCACGTTCGTCGACGAGACGCATATGACGTACGAGGCGGGTCCTGATCTGGCTGTGGACCACGCGTTCGAGTGCTGCGGCGGGGACGGCTCGGCATCGGCTATCGACCAGATCATCGATATCGTCAAGCCCGAAGGAACGGTGTCTTTGCTGGGCGTGTCTGAGAACCTCGTGCCCGTCAACACCCGCATGGTGCTTGAGAAGGGCCTGCGCCTGTTCGGCAGCAGCCGAAGCGGACGGCAGGATTTTCTCGATACGGTCGCTTTGTACGAGGCCCATCCGGAAATGCTAGGGTACCTTTCTGCGTTGGTAGGCAACGTCATGGAGGTGGGATCGATCACCCAGATCGTGCAAGCGTTCGAAACCGATGCGCGCAAGAGCATGGGCAAAACCGTGATGAAGTGGAATATGTAG